From Saccharothrix espanaensis DSM 44229, the proteins below share one genomic window:
- a CDS encoding MerR family transcriptional regulator gives MGWSTSQLADLAGTTLRAIRHYHEVGLLAEPERRANGYKSYGVPHLVRVLRIKRLTGLGLSLAQIADLGDADEHPGEALRRLDAELAATIERLQRVRAELGVILSRETPTDLPPDLAQLVVEADMSPQDRAFTVVLAQLATPAALAAYADAVRRYSKDPVVVEFDTLPVDADEQTRQRLAERLGALPHVREMRAMFPDAAGMYAGAPRGEAFALQTIGKVVAELYNKAQIDVLIRMND, from the coding sequence GTGGGGTGGAGCACCAGTCAGCTCGCGGACCTCGCCGGCACGACCCTGCGCGCGATCCGGCACTACCACGAGGTGGGTCTGCTCGCCGAGCCCGAACGCCGGGCCAACGGCTACAAGAGCTACGGCGTGCCCCACCTGGTCCGCGTGCTGCGGATCAAGCGCCTGACCGGGCTGGGGCTGTCGCTCGCGCAGATCGCCGACCTGGGCGACGCGGACGAGCACCCCGGCGAGGCGCTGCGCCGGCTGGACGCCGAGCTGGCCGCGACGATCGAACGCCTCCAGCGGGTGCGCGCCGAACTCGGCGTGATCCTGAGCCGGGAGACGCCGACCGACCTGCCGCCCGACCTGGCCCAGCTGGTCGTGGAAGCGGACATGTCGCCGCAGGACCGCGCGTTCACCGTCGTGCTGGCCCAGCTCGCCACGCCGGCGGCGCTGGCCGCGTACGCCGACGCGGTGCGGCGCTACTCGAAGGACCCGGTGGTGGTCGAGTTCGACACCCTGCCCGTCGACGCGGACGAGCAGACCCGTCAACGCCTCGCCGAACGCCTGGGCGCACTCCCGCACGTGCGGGAGATGCGCGCGATGTTCCCGGACGCCGCCGGCATGTACGCCGGTGCGCCGCGCGGCGAGGCGTTCGCGCTCCAGACCATCGGCAAGGTCGTCGCCGAGCTCTACAACAAGGCTCAGATCGACGTCCTGATCCGCATGAACGACTGA
- a CDS encoding LysR family transcriptional regulator: protein MSTTDLSPGELRLLLAVERTGSFTAAAADRGLTQSAVSHAVRVCERKIGAVLFERGRTGARATKAGDRVRVHARQILRQLDLLVTEARGAAAGTLTGPLRIAAFRSAAAHLLPAALDRLAAGNPELSPRVLIVPELGRGTAGEVADGRADVAIATLAEDSPAPAGLVAGELLREPYVLVHPAGRREPRDLPLIDWAENCSSYTRAWWARQEWLPKATLDVADDGVVLSMVAQGIGMAILPKLSLLATPPGVTVTSLGENAPTRRIVYVATHATAQSLAVRRLVAELRATAKPHAMA, encoded by the coding sequence GTGAGCACCACCGATCTGAGTCCCGGCGAGCTGCGGCTGCTGCTCGCCGTCGAGCGCACGGGCAGTTTCACCGCGGCGGCCGCCGACCGCGGGCTGACCCAGTCCGCGGTGTCGCACGCCGTGCGGGTCTGCGAGCGCAAGATCGGGGCTGTCCTGTTCGAGCGCGGCCGGACCGGTGCGCGGGCGACGAAGGCCGGGGACCGCGTCCGCGTGCACGCGCGTCAGATCCTGCGCCAGCTCGACCTGCTGGTCACCGAGGCGCGCGGTGCGGCCGCCGGGACGTTGACCGGTCCGCTGCGCATCGCGGCCTTCCGCAGCGCCGCCGCGCACCTGCTGCCGGCCGCGCTCGACCGGCTCGCGGCGGGAAACCCCGAGCTGAGCCCGAGGGTGCTGATCGTGCCGGAACTCGGCAGGGGCACCGCGGGCGAGGTCGCCGACGGCCGGGCGGACGTCGCCATCGCCACGCTCGCCGAGGACTCGCCGGCACCGGCCGGGCTCGTCGCGGGCGAGCTGCTGCGGGAGCCGTACGTGCTGGTGCACCCGGCCGGGCGGCGGGAGCCGCGCGACCTCCCGCTGATCGACTGGGCCGAGAACTGCTCCTCCTACACGCGGGCGTGGTGGGCCCGGCAGGAGTGGCTGCCGAAGGCGACCCTCGACGTGGCCGACGACGGTGTCGTCCTGTCGATGGTGGCGCAGGGCATCGGCATGGCCATCCTGCCGAAGCTCAGCCTCCTGGCCACGCCGCCGGGCGTCACCGTCACCTCTCTCGGCGAGAACGCCCCGACCCGCCGGATCGTCTACGTGGCCACCCACGCCACGGCCCAGTCCCTGGCGGTCCGGCGGCTGGTCGCCGAACTGCGCGCCACGGCGAAGCCGCACGCGATGGCCTGA